The stretch of DNA GTTTACTACGAAGATGTTCTGACCCGTCACGCTGCCGTACTGAAAAAGCTTGGCATCAATGTCAACAATGGTTTTGCCGACATAGAAGTCCGTCTGGAAAAGCTGCCTGAGGCACAGAAAGACGCCATCGAAACAGATATCAAAGCCTGCTACGGGAATAACTGCAGGCTTGCCATGGTGGACTCCCGCCATGGTATCACCAACCTCCATGTTCCCAATAATATCATTATAGATGCCTCCATGCCGGTATTTATACGGGACGGCGGCCGCATGTGGGGGGCAGATGATGAACTCCATGACACCATCGCCGCCATTCCGGACCGAAGCTATGCCACCATCTATCAAAAAGTCGTGGAAGACTGCCAGACAAACGGTGCCTTTGATCCGGCCACCATGGGATCTGTGGCCAATGTGGGGCTGATGGCTCAGAAAGCTGAAGAATATGGCTCCCACGACAAAACTTTTGTGGCACCGGGGCAGGGCAGCATACGTCTTGTAAGCGAAGAAGGGGTCATCCTGCTGGAGCAGACGGTGGAAGAAGGAGACATCTTCCGCAGTTGCCAGACCAAGGATGCGCCGGTCAAAGACTGGGTGAAACTGGCCGTCAGCCGTGCCCGTGAGGCAGGTACCCCCGCCATTTTCTGGCTGGATGAAAACCGTGCCCATGACCGGGAGCTGATAACTAAAGTAAAACGGTATCTTTCTGATCACGATACCAAGGGTCTGGATATCCGGATCATGAATCCTGTGGCTGCCATGGACTTCAGCCTGGAGCGTATCCGCAGGGGTGAAGACACCATCTCCGTAACTGGCAATGTGCTGCGGGATTATCTCACCGATCTTTTTCCCATTCTTGAAATCGGTACCAGCGCCAAAATGCTTTCCATCGTACCCCTGATGAACGGCGGAGGACTATTTGAAACGGGAGCCGGTGGTTCAGCACCCAAACATGTGGAACAGTTTCTACGGGAAGGCCATCTGCGCTGGGATTCTCTGGGAGAATTCTGCGCTCTGGTACCCTCCTTCGAACATATCCATAAAATATCTGGCAATGACAAGGCTCGCCTGCTTGCCCTTACCTTGGATCAGGCCATCGGAAAATTTCTGGAAAAGGGTAAATCCCCCTCCCGTAAGGTGGGAGAACTGGATACCCGGGGCAGCCATTATTATCTGGCCCTCTACTGGGCCGAAAGCCTCGCAGCCCAGACGGAAGATGAGGCACTGGGAAAACGCTTTGCCAAAGTGGCAAAGGATCTTTTGGATAAGGAAGAAACCATTATTAACGAATTACAAGATGCTCAGGGAAAAACCATGGACATTGGCGGCTATTTCCATCCGGATAAGGCGAAAACGGCTGCTGCCATGCGGCCCAGCCCCACCCTCAACGCCATTATCCATGCCATCTGATCAGGGCCCTGTAAAAACTGAATCCGGGCCGCAGGCATCAAGAAGGTTCCTGCGGCCCTTTTCATTCCCTCCATTAGTCCTGAAGCTGAATGTCCTTGCCTTCCCGGATGCGATTCATATTACGCACGGCACACATGCGACCGCACATGCTGCAGGAATCCTCATGCTCCGGCATGGATGAGGCCCGATAAGCCCTTGGTTTGTCGGGGTCCATGGCAAGGTTGAACATGGTTTCCCAGTCCAGGGCCGCTCTGGCACGGCTCATGGCATCATCCCATTTCCTTGCACCGGGAATTTTTTTGGCTATGTCGGCCGCATGGGCGGCAATGCGGGCGGCAATGATGCCTTCTTTCATGTCATCCAGATCAGGAAGACGAAGGTGTTCCGCAGGGGTAACATAGCAGAGAAAATCCGCACCGCTGGCAGCGGCAATGGCTCCGCCTATGGCGCTGGTGATGTGGTCATAGCCCGGTGCCACATCCGTGACCAGCGGTCCCAGTACATAAAAGGGTGCACCGTGGCAAAGGCGCTTTTCCATCATCATGTTACCGGCAATTTCATCCATGGCCATATGGCCGGGACCTTCGATCATGACCTGCACATTGCGCTCCCAGGCCCTGCGGGTCAGTTCCCCTAAGGTGATCAGCTCCTGCACCTGACAGGCATCCGTGGAATCATTCAGGCAGCCGGGACGGCAGGCATCCCCAAGACTCAAGGTCACATCATGGGCCTCGCAGATTGCAAGCAGCCTGTCGTAATGCTCGTAAAAGGGATTTTCCGCATCATTGAGCTGCATCCAGGTATACAGAAGGGATCCGCCCCGGGATACAATACTGGTGATGCGCTCATTTTTTTTGATTTTTTCTGCGGTTTCCCGGTTGAGGCCTG from Desulfobotulus pelophilus encodes:
- a CDS encoding NADP-dependent isocitrate dehydrogenase — its product is MTTQKIIYTEVDEAPALATHSLLPILQAYTSWSGVTIEKKDISLAGRIIANFPEKLNPEQRQPDDLGELGQLCLQPDTNIIKLPNISASIPQLKGAIRELQEQGYDIPDYPDEPLNDTEKKLQERYAKVLGSAVNPVLREGNSDRRAPAAVKRFGQKNPHRLMKPWPQDSKSRVAYMNDGDFYGSEKSMTMDQHCRVRIEFVGEDGKIQILKKEMPLLAGEVVDTAVMNVAKLTSFFAAQMAAAKKEGLLFSLHLKATMMKISDPIMFGHCVSVYYEDVLTRHAAVLKKLGINVNNGFADIEVRLEKLPEAQKDAIETDIKACYGNNCRLAMVDSRHGITNLHVPNNIIIDASMPVFIRDGGRMWGADDELHDTIAAIPDRSYATIYQKVVEDCQTNGAFDPATMGSVANVGLMAQKAEEYGSHDKTFVAPGQGSIRLVSEEGVILLEQTVEEGDIFRSCQTKDAPVKDWVKLAVSRAREAGTPAIFWLDENRAHDRELITKVKRYLSDHDTKGLDIRIMNPVAAMDFSLERIRRGEDTISVTGNVLRDYLTDLFPILEIGTSAKMLSIVPLMNGGGLFETGAGGSAPKHVEQFLREGHLRWDSLGEFCALVPSFEHIHKISGNDKARLLALTLDQAIGKFLEKGKSPSRKVGELDTRGSHYYLALYWAESLAAQTEDEALGKRFAKVAKDLLDKEETIINELQDAQGKTMDIGGYFHPDKAKTAAAMRPSPTLNAIIHAI
- the thiC gene encoding phosphomethylpyrimidine synthase ThiC, producing MTYTTQMDAARKGILTPEIRTVSEKEGMAPERLMALMAKGRIIIPANKNHKHLSAEGVGEGLRTKINVNLGISKDCSDVEVEMEKVHLALKLKAEAIMDLSCFGKTQEFRKRLVEISPAMIGTVPIYDAVGFYDKNIKDITVDEFFRVVETHVKDGVDFLTIHAGLNRETAEKIKKNERITSIVSRGGSLLYTWMQLNDAENPFYEHYDRLLAICEAHDVTLSLGDACRPGCLNDSTDACQVQELITLGELTRRAWERNVQVMIEGPGHMAMDEIAGNMMMEKRLCHGAPFYVLGPLVTDVAPGYDHITSAIGGAIAAASGADFLCYVTPAEHLRLPDLDDMKEGIIAARIAAHAADIAKKIPGARKWDDAMSRARAALDWETMFNLAMDPDKPRAYRASSMPEHEDSCSMCGRMCAVRNMNRIREGKDIQLQD